A window of Vicinamibacteria bacterium contains these coding sequences:
- a CDS encoding cysteine desulfurase-like protein, producing the protein MRVATDRTTGRVADVEAIRRHFPALERRHEGRSVAHFDGPGGTQVPRVVVEAMDDYLLHHNANTHWHFPTSLETDAALARARATLADLLGASPGEIVFGANMTTLTFHLARALGRGWGPGDEVVVTELDHHANVDPWRAVARERGLTVRVVALRPETGQLDEDDLAQALTPRTRLLAIGAASNALGTINDVHGAVQKAHAAGALVFVDAVHYTPHVLPDVRSFDCDFLACSAYKFYGPHVGVLYGRRERIEALDPPKLAPAPDRAPECLETGTQNHEGLVGAAAAVDFLASLAGGGDRRASLLEVFGALHERSQAHVERLWAGLGEIPGLTLYGPSPLAPRTPTVAFTLAGHPSGQVASALARHAVFVSHGDFYATTAVRRLAHGEDGLVRAGCACYTTREEVDRLVEAVHSVART; encoded by the coding sequence ATGAGAGTCGCGACTGACCGCACCACCGGGAGGGTGGCCGACGTGGAGGCGATCCGCCGCCACTTCCCCGCTCTCGAGCGCCGTCATGAGGGACGGAGCGTCGCTCACTTCGACGGGCCGGGAGGAACCCAAGTCCCGCGGGTGGTGGTGGAGGCCATGGACGACTACTTGCTCCACCACAACGCGAACACGCACTGGCACTTCCCCACGAGCCTCGAGACCGACGCCGCCCTCGCCCGGGCCCGGGCCACCCTCGCGGACCTGCTGGGTGCCTCGCCGGGCGAGATCGTCTTCGGGGCCAACATGACCACCCTCACTTTCCACCTGGCCCGGGCCCTGGGGCGGGGATGGGGCCCGGGGGACGAGGTCGTGGTCACGGAACTGGACCACCACGCGAACGTCGACCCCTGGCGCGCCGTGGCCCGTGAGCGAGGGCTCACCGTCCGCGTGGTCGCCCTCCGGCCGGAGACGGGCCAGCTCGACGAGGACGACCTAGCCCAGGCCCTCACCCCCCGCACGCGGCTCCTCGCCATCGGAGCCGCCTCCAACGCCCTGGGGACGATCAACGACGTGCACGGAGCCGTGCAGAAGGCCCACGCGGCGGGGGCCCTCGTCTTCGTGGACGCCGTTCACTACACACCCCACGTGCTTCCCGACGTGCGCAGCTTCGACTGCGACTTTCTGGCCTGCTCCGCCTACAAGTTCTACGGCCCCCACGTGGGCGTTCTCTATGGCCGGCGGGAGCGGATCGAGGCCCTGGACCCTCCCAAGCTCGCCCCCGCCCCCGACCGCGCACCGGAGTGCCTGGAAACGGGGACCCAGAACCATGAGGGCCTGGTGGGCGCAGCGGCGGCGGTGGACTTCCTGGCCTCCTTGGCCGGAGGTGGCGATCGCCGAGCCTCCCTGCTCGAGGTCTTTGGGGCCCTCCATGAGCGCAGCCAAGCCCACGTGGAGCGTCTCTGGGCGGGCCTGGGCGAGATCCCCGGCCTAACGCTCTACGGGCCCTCCCCCTTGGCCCCCCGCACACCCACCGTGGCCTTCACCCTGGCCGGCCACCCCTCCGGACAGGTCGCCTCTGCTCTCGCCCGCCACGCGGTGTTCGTCTCCCACGGCGACTTCTACGCGACCACCGCGGTCCGCCGCCTGGCCCACGGGGAGGACGGCCTCGTCCGCGCCGGCTGCGCCTGCTACACCACGCGGGAAGAAGTCGACCGCCTGGTCGAGGCCGTGCATTCCGTGGCCCGAACTTGA
- a CDS encoding lysoplasmalogenase, which produces MRWRVTLAGLGFLAAAAFLVGLGLDLPALRFLTKPLPVLCLAAAVAAQRRDPLARAVTVGLCLSAVGDALLEGGLFLPGLLAFLGAHVAYATGFFLDTPRLAILRALPFAGWGASIYALLLPNLGALAVPVLLYVLAICVVMWRAAVRIGARGSPRADEWIGLLGALAFAASDSLIALDRFHAPLPAAPIPIILLYWAGQCGFAGAAGATSWGMLRGARGGTEAHESRD; this is translated from the coding sequence ATGCGGTGGCGTGTGACGCTCGCCGGCCTTGGCTTCCTGGCCGCGGCCGCTTTCCTGGTCGGACTGGGGCTCGACCTTCCCGCTCTGCGCTTCCTGACCAAGCCCCTCCCCGTGCTGTGTCTGGCCGCGGCAGTGGCGGCGCAAAGGCGCGATCCTCTCGCCCGCGCCGTGACCGTAGGCCTCTGTCTCTCCGCGGTCGGAGACGCCCTCCTCGAGGGCGGCCTCTTCCTGCCTGGCCTCCTGGCCTTCTTGGGCGCGCACGTGGCCTACGCGACCGGGTTCTTTCTCGACACCCCGCGGCTCGCGATTCTCCGCGCCCTGCCGTTTGCGGGGTGGGGCGCCTCGATCTACGCCCTCCTCTTGCCCAACCTCGGCGCCTTGGCCGTTCCCGTCCTCCTCTACGTCCTGGCCATCTGCGTCGTGATGTGGAGGGCGGCGGTACGCATCGGCGCCCGCGGTTCTCCGCGCGCGGACGAGTGGATCGGCCTCCTGGGAGCCCTGGCCTTCGCGGCCAGCGACAGCCTGATCGCCCTCGATCGCTTCCACGCCCCCCTCCCCGCCGCTCCCATCCCGATCATCCTCCTCTACTGGGCCGGGCAGTGCGGCTTTGCGGGGGCGGCCGGGGCCACGAGCTGGGGTATGCTCCGCGGGGCGCGCGGAGGAACGGAGGCCCATGAGAGTCGCGACTGA
- a CDS encoding AI-2E family transporter: MDAFRSLFRPLNGPRAIVLALFIGLLVLFRHVLVLLVFMVAFARPLRLASHWLASHTRLRRSVALLLLLASAAGLLTVAVDLGMVRAFEAFLAAREALPERIAAFRQTPLFLEVQEYLGGADLIVDAAKRYAAGILGYLAVVGHLVLHAFIGFILAVVYVLEQEEIDGFRDRLDPRSLGGTLLRWLGYLADAISVTLQFQMVVAACNAVLTLPVLLLVGIPHAAPLLFMIFLSGMVPVVGNFVAGAVLTLLAYQASGWPGVATFVGLTFLLHKVESYYLNPRLASRHVRLPGFVLIISLILWEDLLGFVGLFVSFPFLYVASRIGAEFREEEGGAVARAPQAASAG, encoded by the coding sequence ATGGACGCCTTCCGCAGCCTCTTCCGGCCCCTCAACGGGCCGCGGGCGATCGTGCTCGCCCTCTTCATCGGCCTCCTCGTGCTGTTCCGCCACGTACTCGTGCTCCTGGTGTTCATGGTGGCGTTCGCCCGCCCGCTGCGTCTGGCCTCGCACTGGCTGGCAAGCCATACCCGCCTGCGCCGCTCGGTCGCCCTCCTGCTCCTGCTCGCGTCGGCCGCCGGGCTCCTGACGGTGGCGGTGGACCTGGGGATGGTGCGGGCGTTTGAGGCCTTCCTGGCCGCGCGGGAGGCGCTACCGGAGCGGATCGCCGCCTTCCGGCAGACGCCGCTCTTCCTTGAGGTTCAGGAGTACCTGGGGGGAGCGGATCTCATCGTAGACGCCGCCAAACGCTATGCGGCGGGGATCCTCGGCTATTTGGCGGTGGTGGGCCACCTGGTCCTGCACGCCTTCATCGGCTTCATCCTGGCCGTGGTGTACGTGCTGGAGCAGGAGGAGATCGACGGCTTCCGGGACCGGCTGGACCCGCGCTCGCTGGGGGGGACGCTCCTGCGATGGCTGGGCTACTTGGCGGACGCGATTTCCGTCACCCTGCAGTTCCAGATGGTGGTGGCCGCGTGCAACGCCGTCCTTACGTTGCCCGTGCTTCTCTTGGTCGGCATCCCCCACGCGGCGCCCCTTCTCTTCATGATCTTCTTGTCCGGGATGGTCCCCGTGGTGGGGAACTTTGTGGCGGGGGCGGTCTTGACCCTGCTTGCCTACCAGGCCAGCGGCTGGCCGGGGGTGGCGACCTTCGTGGGCCTGACTTTCCTGCTGCACAAGGTGGAGTCGTACTACCTCAACCCCCGCCTGGCCTCAAGGCACGTCCGGCTCCCCGGCTTCGTGCTCATCATCAGCCTGATCCTCTGGGAGGACCTGCTGGGCTTCGTGGGCCTCTTTGTCTCCTTCCCCTTCCTCTATGTGGCCAGCCGGATCGGAGCGGAGTTTAGGGAGGAGGAGGGAGGCGCCGTCGCGCGGGCTCCGCAAGCCGCGAGCGCCGGCTGA
- the arcC gene encoding carbamate kinase produces MSSPSQPIVLVAMGGHAFMQPGEAGTIDEHERNADGIASLLMTLVERDYHLLITHGNGPQVGNLLIQQEGGKEVPALPLDVLVAMTEGSLGYILQQSLLNHLRKRQMRRYVVTVVTQVVVDENDPAFKEAHKPIGPFLTREEAEHRRDQMGWKVKEDAGRGWRRLVPSPRPLKVVQRHMIRDAVRAGHIVVACGGGGIPIKQRADGSYAGVEAVIDKDLTSSVLATDVNAALLIILTAVPQVYINFGKPDQQALGAVTLEELERLQGEGHFPAGSMGPKIEAVIRFLRSGGRRALITNPESLPQAIDGRAGTHFIGGI; encoded by the coding sequence ATGAGCAGCCCCAGCCAGCCCATCGTGCTCGTGGCCATGGGGGGCCACGCCTTCATGCAGCCGGGCGAAGCGGGGACCATCGACGAGCACGAGCGCAACGCCGACGGCATTGCCTCCCTCCTCATGACCCTGGTCGAGCGCGACTACCACCTTCTGATCACCCACGGCAACGGGCCCCAGGTCGGCAACCTCCTCATCCAGCAGGAGGGTGGGAAGGAGGTGCCCGCCCTGCCCCTGGACGTGCTCGTGGCCATGACGGAGGGGAGCCTCGGCTACATTCTCCAGCAGAGCTTGCTCAACCACCTGCGGAAGAGGCAGATGCGCCGCTACGTGGTGACGGTGGTGACGCAGGTCGTGGTGGACGAGAACGACCCCGCTTTCAAAGAGGCGCACAAGCCCATCGGGCCCTTCCTCACCCGGGAGGAGGCCGAGCACCGGCGCGATCAAATGGGCTGGAAGGTCAAAGAGGATGCCGGGCGGGGCTGGCGCCGCCTGGTGCCGTCGCCCCGGCCCCTGAAGGTGGTGCAGCGCCACATGATCCGCGACGCGGTCCGAGCCGGCCACATCGTGGTGGCCTGCGGCGGGGGGGGCATCCCGATCAAGCAGCGGGCGGACGGCAGCTACGCGGGTGTCGAGGCCGTGATCGACAAGGACCTGACCTCGAGCGTGCTCGCCACCGACGTCAACGCCGCCCTGCTCATCATTCTCACCGCAGTGCCCCAGGTCTACATCAACTTCGGCAAGCCCGACCAGCAGGCGCTGGGCGCGGTCACGCTCGAAGAGCTGGAGCGGCTGCAAGGGGAGGGCCACTTCCCGGCCGGGAGCATGGGGCCCAAGATCGAGGCCGTGATCCGCTTCCTGCGCAGCGGTGGCCGCCGCGCCCTCATCACGAATCCCGAAAGCCTCCCCCAGGCCATCGACGGGCGGGCGGGCACCCACTTCATCGGGGGGATCTGA
- a CDS encoding PilZ domain-containing protein produces the protein MRKRNALRVIPRSAVTVVIENQGLPRAFGVVANISDAGACVWTTGAFDVGENLVLRLSFALEPQPFQAAGRVVWGETGRNGAGALCYGLQWAHPSGPQHARLRGLIRVSS, from the coding sequence ATGCGCAAGCGGAATGCGCTCCGCGTGATCCCGAGGAGCGCGGTCACGGTCGTCATCGAGAACCAAGGCTTGCCCCGCGCCTTCGGCGTGGTCGCCAACATCTCGGATGCCGGGGCCTGCGTGTGGACGACCGGCGCCTTCGATGTGGGAGAGAACCTCGTCCTTCGCCTGAGCTTCGCCCTCGAGCCCCAGCCCTTCCAGGCGGCCGGGCGCGTCGTCTGGGGCGAGACCGGTCGCAACGGTGCGGGCGCCCTCTGCTACGGCCTCCAGTGGGCCCACCCGAGCGGCCCCCAGCACGCCCGATTGAGGGGTTTGATCCGCGTCTCGAGCTGA